GAAAATAAATACGATTCATTTTTAAACGACCCAAAAATAGCTCGCCAAATAATTAGCGAAATATGGGCAACAAGCCCCGAGTTATTTCCTGCACAAATGACTAAAGGTTATGTGCTTAACGGCAAAACTCGGCCGTCGAAAAAAATGAATATCCAAATGCGAAAAATAAAAGTAGCGGGACAAAATTATCAAATACGCCCAAGTTTCATTCTGCCTTATTGCAGAGCGAAGACGTATATAGCTTCTAAAGGCTTGTTCTTAAAGCGGTTCGGTGTTCCTTTCTGGGCATTGGCATTTGCTTTTGGATACAATGCGATGTGGTGCATTCGCCTCTATAATTGTTTTAGTGATTATAGCATTGTAGGCACAACCATCCATGACCCAGAAAAATTACCTTCCGATATTTTAGCAGATGAACACCATGTAAAAATACAAGGTAAAAAAGCTTATGTGGCTACAACTGTGGGACAAAACTGTTTTTTAGGTATGGAAGTTTCTTCTGGCGCAGATGCGGATTCTTTGGAAGAAGCTTATGGTGTATTCAAACAAAGCAGAGGATGTGTCATCTGACTACCAACCTAATACAGTAAATACAGATGGGTGGACAGCTACACAGAACGCATGGCAAAAACTCTATCCAAATATTCAAGTCATTGAATGTTTCTTACACGCCTTTCTAAAAATTAGAGACAGAGCTACAAAAAAGATTCAAGACTATTTCAATACAGCAGCAGATAAGGTGTGGAAGGCTTATCGAACTACTTCAAAAAGACAATTCGCACAACATATAAGAAGGCTTCGGGAATGGACAGCTAAGAATGTGCCTTCCTGCCCCATGAAAGATAATATTCTTAAACTCTGTAAAAAGAAAAACAAGTGGTTAGCACATTTTGACTTTCCCAAAGCACACAAAACCTCCAACATGATAGATAGATCCATGAGGGCAATGAATAGACATGCCAACAACTCCCAAATGTTTCATGGAGATATACTTAGCACTACTCATAATTTCAGAGCTTTTGCCCTTCTTCATAATTTTTCACCCTCTTGTTTACAGGCTTGGGATGAATCAGCTGTCTTAATCAGTCCTGCGGCAAGACTCAACGGATTTGTCTATCATCATGACTGGTTACAGAATTTGTTAATCGCGGCTTCGTTAGGAGGATATCGAAATCACAGCAATCCGTTATAATCAGCAATTTTGAAGTAGATTGGCGAGAGGAACATTTTGTGAGTTTGTTGTATTATTTGGGATTTTTGACCATCAAAGGAAGTAGTCTTGACGGCTTGATATTTACGATTCCCAATTTTGGGGTGCATCCCAAATTGTCGCCTTATGCTTGTTTTTTATATAATTCAAGTTCCTTTGCTTGTATCAATTTTATAAGTTCATGCCATTGTTGATTCATATTCATAAGTCTCAAATCAATAATTTTCTGCGCACCATCTAAAGTCCATCTTTGTCCCGATTGTTTCAATCTTTTTTGAATAACTGTTCGGTGAGCAGATTCGATTGCTCCCGAACCTATAAATAAACCTGTGTCTCTAAAAGTTTTATACATCATGCGAAACTCATTGTTTCTCAAATAGTTTAGCAGGCTATTTCGTTCTTTTTCAGATTTTTGTCGCGTTTTTCTAACTCTTCAATCCCTTTTATAACGACACTAATTTCATCATTGAGTAAAGCATTTTTTTGTTTGTTCAACCAATTTTTTTGCTCTTTTATTGTTTTGTAATACAGTTTAGCAAATTTACTTAAATGCTCTGCTGCATGATAAAAATCAAGGATTTGTGTAGCTTTAGGATAAGACTCTTCTACCCAATTCCAAATCCAAGGTCTCCATCTGCAACAAAAACAAGTCGTTCATTTATCGGCGATAATATATCTACTAATGGCTCAAATTTACACAGGAAATCTTTATGACTACCCAAATGTGCAGCATAGATAGATTGCTTTAGCCAACAATGATTCTTATCTAATTCATAGTGGTCAAGGTCTGTAAATATACGCCCTAACTTTACTTCTTTCCAATCATTCCCTTTTTCTCCTTCACGAGTTTGAAGCATACCCCCATCTATCATAGAATAGACAAGCCCCTCTTGTTCAACACTCTCTTTTAGAGACTCACTTAGTTTTCTTTGAGCAACTGGTAAAACAGGTTTCACACTTTGAAGTTCTGATGCGTAATACTTCGTAACTCGCTCTGTTTGACTACGATTCGTTTCTATACGTAGATATTTTTCTAAGTCACACACCGCTGCGCTATAGTTATCCGATTGACCAGCATAAGCTTGTAACTCTTGAAGATAAGGGCTTACTTGAAAGCCATTGATACCATTACTCCACATATGCGTTTTGGCGATAGAGATAGAGCCAAATCGACTTGCTATTGTTTTTTTTTACGACGGTCTTCTCTGGTTTACTTATACTACTTTCTAATAAATCTTGTCCAAATTTCAGTATCACTCCCTCAAACCCCTTTTCATAGTCATAAAAACTTTCTTCTTTTTTCAAAGATTCAAATGATGCCCAATAAGATAAAGCCAATTCTAAATATTCTTCCTTTGTCATATTTTTATTGATTTAGTGCCTCAAAAATAGCTTTTTTTAGCTTCTGCGACAATTTGGGATGCACCCCAATTTTGTGATTCGTGAATTGTATTTTCAGTTTTTTATGAGGCTTACCTTAGACGATGCACATTTGAATACTTCTCAAATTGATGTACATAGGAAGGTTGTCGAATTGGCTAAATACAACAATATCAAGCCAATTATCGAATTGACCGAATCTGTTTTGTCCAAACTATCGGTTCACCATGACAAGGCTGCCTTCAATGAAACCCACCCCAAAGCAATTTTTGCTTCTTGGTTTTATGTCGCTCGTTTCTACAATATTTACAGCGAATTGGAAGTCGAAAAGAAGAACGACAACAACGAAAAGGGCAGAATTGACTTGTTGCTTACCCGAAGACCGCCTTTTGAAGCAGATGTTCCCTATCAGTTCATTTTTGAATTGAAGTACTTGAAGAAGGCAACACCAAACCGTTTGAAGGAAGTAAAAAAAGAGGCTGTTGAGCAATTGCAGGAGTATTTGAAGGATGATAAAATCAAAGATTTGAAGGATTTAATTGCTTATGTGGTTATTTTTGTGGGCAACAAAGCGGAAGTTGTTGAAGTAAGTCAATGACCTTCAAAATACACCAACACATCAAAACTCCAATACATTCCAAATGAAAGACCTTGTACCCCACAACATTGCAGCCTACACTGAAGCCCACACAAGCCCTCCTACTCCCCTTTTGAAGCAACTCTATAGAGAAACCAATCTTAAAGTAATTCGAGCAAGAAACATTACAGAAAATTTGCAAGGAATATTTTTGAGGATGATCAGTCAGATGATTCGTCCCCAAAGAATTTTAGAAATAGGTACTTACACAGGATATGCAGCAATATGTTTGGCAGAAGGATTGCAGGAAAATGGCGTATTGCACACCATCGAAATCAACGAAGAATTGGAGGACATACAGCGCAAATATTTTGAAGCAGCAGGATTGCAGGAAAAAATACAAATTCACATCGGCAATGCTTTAGAAGTTATTCCTCAACTGGACGAAACTTTCGACTTGATATTTATTGATGCGGACAAAGCCAACTATCCAGAATATTTTGAACTGGTCATCGAAAAAGTTAGAAAAGGTGGTTTTATCATTGCGGACAATGTGTTGTGGAACGGAAAAGTATTGGAAGAATCAGAAACTGACAAATATACAATGGGTGTCAAAAACTTCAATAACTTGGTACAAGTTGATGAACGAGTAGAGAATGTACTATTGACAGTGAAAGATGGAATGATGTTGATTAGGAAGAAATAATTTGCAGTAGATGCTTGACGGTATAAGAATGACGACCCTTACTTCAATAATTGCCTTTCTACCTGAACTTTCAAATTTTAATCAATAGTTTTGGAATTATAAGTTTTTGTACTCCTCAACTATTCCACACCCGTCGCTTGCCAATCTTAATATATTTTCGGATATTTACAATAAAAGCCAAGCTGAGATAGACAATAATCGGTGACCAATTGGCGATAAATAGTGTATATACAAAGAACAATCGGATGCGGTGATACGGTATTCCAAGTTTTTCTCCGAGATATGTACATACACCAAAAACCCTCACTTCAAACAAGTTGCGAATATAATTCAAGATTTTATCCATAACGGGATTCTATAAAATTTTACAAACAAAGTAAAAACACAACTTCAATAAAGATACAAAAATAATACTTGAACAATATTGTTCGAGGTTATTATTTTTACTATTTTTCAGATACCTTATACCGATGAAGTCTTTATTTTTGTAAAAACTTAGCGAGATGAAACAAACAAATTCTAAAAACGTAATAATCTGCCTTTTCTTACTTTTTTTCAGCATGAGCAGTTTTGGACAAAATTCCAAAGCACTAATGAAAAAAGCAGATGCTTTTTATGATGCTCAGGCCTATGAAATGGCGATTCCTGTATATAGAGATGTGCTAATTACAGATAACTCTCTGGTTGCCAAAACAAAATTGGCTGATTGTTATCGTCTCACCAATGACTACGACAAAGCAGAATATTGGTATGGACAATTGGTCAACATTGTCCCTAACCAACCCCAATACAAACTATATTTTGCACAAATGTTGCAAAGTAACGAGAAATACGAAGAAGCCTACAAATGGTTTATGGAATATGGAAAATATGATGTTTGGGGTGAAAAATTAGCCAACGGTTGTCAAAACGTTGAAACATTAATTCAAACGGATAACAAATATGAGTTGCTTCTACTACCCATCAACTCTGAAGGTTCTGATTTTGGAGCTATTTACTTCAAAAACGGCATTATCTTTTGCAGCAATGGCAATAACTCAAGCGAGAAAGACCGCACATTCATGGATTTGTATTATGCTGATACAAAATTAAACAATTCTTTTTCGCCTCCCCAAAAAGTAGCAGGTAGTGTAAACAGTCGCTTGAATGATGGTCCAGCCTCCTTTTGCAGTCTTACCAATGAATTGTTTTTTAGCCGCAATGCCACTATTGGTGAAGACGGCAAAATCCAAAACGACGATCAAGCAGCCATCAATCTTTCTCTTTTTACCGTCAAATCGAATAATGACAAATGGGGCGAAATCAAACCCTTTATGCACAACAATCCTACTTTCAGTATAGCTCATGCGGCAATAAGTCCTGATGGCAAAACACTCTACTTTGCCTCCAATATGCCAGACGGTTATGGCGGTACTGATTTATATACCTGCATACGCATGGGCGAGATTTGGAGCAAACCCGTCAATTTGGGAAAAACGGTCAATACACCTGGTAATGAGGCTTTTCCTTATGTTCACTCTGATGGCATGTTGTATTTTGCCTCCAATGGACATCCAGGATTGGGCGGATTGGACATATTCACTACCCAAAACAAGGATGGATTATGGACCCAACCCAAAAATCTGGGTGCACCCTTCAATTCAAGCCGAGACGACTTTAGCATTACCATGAATACCCCAAAAACAAAGGGTTATTTTTCTTCCAATAGAACTGGTGGATTTGGTAGCGATGACATCTACAGCTTTTCTCTGATTAGTTCTGATAAACGGGTAAAAGCCGTAGAACAGCCTCCAATTTCCAATACCATTATCAATCAAAGCATTGGCATGGGTAATGTTCGCTTCAAAAGAGGTGACTTTGAAATTTTGCCCGATGCCGCAAAGGAGTTGGATAAATTGGCTTTTTTCCTTCAAAAAAATCCAGAAGTAACCGTTGAGCTAAGTTCCCACACCGATATTCGTGGTGATGACTTCAACAATCTCGACCTCAGCGCACACCGCTCAAAATCAGCAAGAGATTATGTAGTCTCTAGAGGAGTTCCACCCCAGCGAGTTGTAGCAAGAGGTTATGGTGAATCCCAAATATTGAACGATTGCTTGACGGTGAGAAGTTGCGATGAAGACGAACACGAAATCAACAACCGCATTGACGTGCGGGTCTTGTCCATTGAAGGAATCAACAACGACCCTTATACCGCCTATATGAACGACAACAACGGCAAAAGCCTCAATATTGCAAAAAATACGGCTGCCGATTTGACCTTCAAAGTATTGATTGGCCCCTATCGAAGTGTAGACAACAACACTTACTATAGTTTTTCAAATTTGAATACGGCTTTGGATTTGGAATATACCGAAGCTGGAATGATGATTGTTTTGGGCCCTTATGAGAGCATTGCCAAGGCAGAAGAATACCAAACATTGGCCATCAACAATGGTGCTGAAAAAACGGAGGTAGTTGCTTATGAGGGAGACAAACGAAGTGATAAGAGTATCAAACAATTAAAGAAACAGGGTGTAAATTAAGTTGTCAATTTGGGGAGAGTAAAATAAAAAGTGGTTCATCGAAGATTTTAGTGGAATGAGACTTTTGTAGTTTATTCTTAAAGATATGGAATGTTTGAAAATCAGTATGCTCTCAAAAGGAAACTACAAATAGACTGATTAATCCGCTAAACTCATATACACTCATACTAATTACTATATCGCAAAAAACTTGAATTTTTAAACACACTACAACAGTTACAAAATGAAAACACTGATAATCGCTCTATGCGCTTTGTGGATAACCTCTATATCCGCAGCTACTTCCCATCCCCGTATAATTTCCCTTAGTCATGATGATCTAAAAATAGATGCCCCCATAGAAAATCCTGATAAGTATATCACCATATCCAACAGTGGCGGGGTAAATGTCTTACAAAACTATCCAGTAAGACCAGAATACAGCTTTGAGGGTGGAGAAATGATATATGCCTTGCCCAGAATGGATGGCAACTATCTTATCTACATAGATGAAGACAGCAGGATTCCAGATTTGGAAGTAGATATATTCATACTTACAGACCCTAATGATGAGAAATCAGCAAAGATGTGGATGAATGGTACTGGCGCAAAACAACTTCTACAGGCCAAACCATATGAGCAGTACTATGCTGTAGTAGATGGATTCAAAGGCGTGACAGCTAGACTCTCCATAGCAGTAGCAGAACTAACCGCAATGGCTACATTCTGTAGTAATGATAATCAAACAATAGATCTAAACGACTTCCTCACAGGTGTCACTACTGTACCAGGGGATGTTTGGTCTCAGCTAACGGGTACAGGCGGAAGCCTAAACACGACCACAGGTATATTTACATCAGCTCCTGGCACAACGACATCCTCTTTCAGGCTTATAAGAGATTGTGGTCCCACTGAGGACGTATTTATTGGATTTCAGGATTGCATTCCTACTTTGAATCAATGGGGACTTATCATTTTCTCTATATTATTGCTTATCACAGGAGTTTTAGCTATACGTTGGCAATCCGCAACTTGAGATGCAAATAAAACAATGTTTTGTAAGATGGGCTACTTATCAAATCACCATTCAGCCAGTGCAACAAGTCTGTGAGTAGTAATAGTAAGTGAATACCCAACATATGCCGTGAAAACAATACTACACTTCTCAGGTTTTGTTGTAGAAGATATATTGATGAACCCCCTTGTGGTATGAAATTGGTATATCAGTAGGGATGATTTTAGAAAGAAACTTAAGCATTTACCTTAATAATTTGTCATAGCTTTAAGTGATAATAATCATGCCTAAATTTTACAAAAGTGCGTTTATCAACCAAGATAAGCCACTTTTTCTTAATTTTGCCTTTTCGTTAAAGGTGAGTTAAATCATAAACAGATGAAGAAATCACATATTATTGCTTTATTGGCTATTGGCGGACTGATTGCTTTTATTATCAGCACCTCCTCCAGTTATAGTACCTACGAAACTTTTTCAACGGCTCATTCCAATTCGGGCAAAAACTTTCAGGTAGTAGGCTTGTTGTCAGCAGACAAACCGCTGCACTATGATCCTGAAAAAGATGCCAACTACTTTACTTTCTACATGAAAGACAAAAATGACGAGGAACGTAAAGTCGTCTATCGTGGCCCAAAACCACAAGATTTTGAACGTTCTGAGCAAATAGTTTTGACGGGTAAAATGGGTGATGAAGAATTCATGGCAGAGAAAATATTATTGAAATGCCCTTCTAAATACATTGAAGAAGGGGTTGAAGGTGGTGAACTCGAAGAAAAAGAATACGAAGCGGCAGGGCTTTGAATCGTAGCATAGTGATTAATTACTAGGACTGGTTATTCGTAAAATTCATCGGATGAGAACTGAAAATGAAGTTGTTATAAACCAAACTCTTCAAAACCTTCATCCAATGAATAGAAAAATACCCTTGTAAATTCATTTTTGCAGCGTCCCTTATCACACAATTTAGCAAGTAAGAAATGCAAGAAATATTAGATATTCAATATATTGGTGAGTGGAATTGGGCAGAGCAATTAGGCCATTTATGTGCCATTACTGCAATGATAGCAGCCCTCTTATCAGCCATTGCTTACTTTACAGCAAGTCAATGGCAAGAACGGGATTTGCAGAAAAGTGACTCATGGAAACGGCTTGCTCGTACAAGTTTTTATGTCAATGGCATTGCCGTTTTGGGAATTATTGTCATCATGTTTTTACTCATTCTCAATCACCGTTTTGAATTCAAATATGTCTGGCAACACTCCTCCGTTGATCTCCCTGTTTACTACATGATTTCCTGTTTTTGGGAAGGTCAAGAAGGCAGTTTTCTATTGTGGGCGTTTTGGATAGCTGTCTTAGGTTTGGTACTGATTGCAACGGCTCGAAAATGGGAAGCTCCTGTAATGACCTTCATGACCCTGATGCAAATATTCTTAGCTGCAATGTTGTTGGGAATTTACTTTTTTGGCTACAAAATTGGTAGCGATCCTTTTATGCTTTTGCGAGATGACCCCTCCAATGCAAATGCACCGCTTTTCATGCGAGCCAACTACCTCGAATTTATCAAAGATGGAACAGGTCTGAACCCTTTACTGCAAAATTATTGGATGGTCATTCACCCTCCTACCCTATTTTTGGGATTTGCCGCTTGTTTGGTTCCATTTGCTTTTGTCATGACAGGTTTGTGGAAACGTGATTTTGGAAAAGACTGGATTCAACCCACCCTCAAATGGTCACTTTTTGCAGCAGCAGTATTGGGTACAGGTGTTTTGATGGGCGGCGCATGGGCCTACGAAGCATTGAGTTTTGGTGGTTTTTGGGCTTGGGATCCCGTCGAAAATGCCTCCTTGGTTCCATGGATTACCCTCCTTGCAGGACTACATACATTACTGGCTTTCAAGAATACAGGGCATGCACTCAAAGCTACTGCCATCTTTATGACTCTGACTTTGTGGTTGATATTGTATTCTACTTTTTTGACAAGAAGCGGAATTTTAGGTGATACTTCGGTTCACTCTTTCACCGATTTGGGAATGTCAGGTCAATTATTGGCATTCATGCTTTCCTTCATCTTTATCTCTACTTTCCTCATTGTCACAAGATGGAACGCTATGCCTTCACCAAAAAAAGAAGAGAGTGCTTACAGTCGTGAGTTTTGGATGTTTGTAGGGTCTTTGATAATGGCGATGTTGGCGGTGCTGATAACGGTTGATACTTCTTGGCCTGTTATCAACAAATTGTTTGGCACAAATAGGGTCATTACCGATCCGATTCCACACTACAATCGTTATTCTGTTTGGTTTGGTATTTTCATTGCTCTTTTTAGCGCACTGGTTCAATACTTTAGATATAAACTCCAACCACTTAACAAATTGATGCGCTCGGTGGCATTTACTGCAATCGCAGCTATTGTAGCAACAGCAGTCACTGCAATTTTAGTCGAAATCAATTATTTACCCAATGTTTTACTGCTATTTACCGCTTTTTATGCCATCATTGCCAATGCCAACTATATTTTTGCAGGTTTGAATGGGCAGTTGAACATTGCAGGAGGATCTGTGGCGCACATTGGTTTTGGATTGATTTTGGCGGGAGCTATTTTTGCATTTGGCAAACAGGAAGTTATTTCACTAAACACCTTGGGCATAGACTATGGTGAAGAATGGACTCCTGAGAATAAACTGGAGAATGTGCTGCTCTACAAAGACAAACCGATTCAAATGGGGGAATATTGGGTAACCTATCGGGGTGACTCTGTTGCCGCACCCAATACCTACTATATGGTGCATTATGCCAAGAAAAAGAATGAATCGGATGTGCCAACTGAATCTTTTACCCTTTATCCCAATGCCCAGAAAAATCCCAATATGGGCTTAATTGCCAATCCTTCTACCAAACATTACCTTAGCAAAGACATCTTTACACACATTTCGGCAGCAACGGACAAGGAACTTCAAAAGGAGGAACAAGGTGAGCAATTGACTGAAATTGAAGTAGGTGTAGGCGAAACGGCTCTTGTTTCGGGTGTTATGATTCGGCTTCAACGCATCAATCCTCAACCCGATGGCGGTTTGTTGTATATGCCTTTGGATGGTGACATTGCAGCAGGTGCAGAACTATCTATTGTTGCGAAAGACAACACGCAGTATGAAGCCAATCCCATTTACTACATTCGTGACAATCAAGAAATGAACGTAGAAGCTACTGTTGATGAATTGAATATGACGATTCGTTTTGACAAAATCTATCCTGAGAAGAACAAAATCAAATTGAGCATTCTCGACCGAGAAGACCCTATGGATTGGATCATCATGAAAGCGGTGGTTTTTCCTTATATTGGTGTGCTTTGGATAGGGTGTTTTGTGATGGTCATGGGTTTCATTATTAGTATTTTACACCGCAATAAGGAAGGGAAAAAACTGGCGGAAGTACTGCAAAAGAAGCAGGCAAAAACTACTGAAACATCATCAGTCGGTGGGATGCAGCCTGTTTTGCGGAATAAAGATTGATATAAGTGATGTGCTATTCCCTTTATGACGATAATTCGCTAAGAAACATCAATAAAATAACTTCCCGATTTAGACTTTTGAAGTTTTTTTTCAAAGATTCTCGATTGTAATGAAAAACAAAGTTCTTCAAAGAGTAAACTTCAAAAGTCTTCGCCTCATAACTCAATATTTTGCATCTACAACCGATATTTAGGTGATTCCTTCACCTTTTTCTGCAACTGAACAATCTCACCTTCAATAGGATTGGCGTTCAATGGTAGCTTATTGCGGCGATACAACTTCAATAACTTCACACCGTAATGTTGCGAAATATCATGCATTGTTTCCCCTTCCATTACGATATGTTCTGCTTTCGTATCCGATTTGCTCTTCTTTTTCTGGAAAAAAATCGGTGTATCTGGTTTGAATTTTTGCCCCACTAACAAGTCATTGTAGTCATACAATTTGGATAAAGGCACATTGTAGGTGTGTGATACAAAGGCAGGCATCAAAGGTACATTGGAGGTAACTGCTCTTTTACCATTTACCACCATCTGCTGATAATGCGGAACAATTCGCTCTTCTTTTGCAACAATGTCCACGTTTTCATCTAATTGATTTTCTTCCTTATCAGACGAATTAGAATTCGTTTCTGTACCCGCCATTGCTTCCAACACCGCCAACTCTGCTGG
The Chitinophagales bacterium genome window above contains:
- a CDS encoding PspC family transcriptional regulator produces the protein MDKILNYIRNLFEVRVFGVCTYLGEKLGIPYHRIRLFFVYTLFIANWSPIIVYLSLAFIVNIRKYIKIGKRRVWNS
- the ccsA gene encoding cytochrome c biogenesis protein CcsA yields the protein MQEILDIQYIGEWNWAEQLGHLCAITAMIAALLSAIAYFTASQWQERDLQKSDSWKRLARTSFYVNGIAVLGIIVIMFLLILNHRFEFKYVWQHSSVDLPVYYMISCFWEGQEGSFLLWAFWIAVLGLVLIATARKWEAPVMTFMTLMQIFLAAMLLGIYFFGYKIGSDPFMLLRDDPSNANAPLFMRANYLEFIKDGTGLNPLLQNYWMVIHPPTLFLGFAACLVPFAFVMTGLWKRDFGKDWIQPTLKWSLFAAAVLGTGVLMGGAWAYEALSFGGFWAWDPVENASLVPWITLLAGLHTLLAFKNTGHALKATAIFMTLTLWLILYSTFLTRSGILGDTSVHSFTDLGMSGQLLAFMLSFIFISTFLIVTRWNAMPSPKKEESAYSREFWMFVGSLIMAMLAVLITVDTSWPVINKLFGTNRVITDPIPHYNRYSVWFGIFIALFSALVQYFRYKLQPLNKLMRSVAFTAIAAIVATAVTAILVEINYLPNVLLLFTAFYAIIANANYIFAGLNGQLNIAGGSVAHIGFGLILAGAIFAFGKQEVISLNTLGIDYGEEWTPENKLENVLLYKDKPIQMGEYWVTYRGDSVAAPNTYYMVHYAKKKNESDVPTESFTLYPNAQKNPNMGLIANPSTKHYLSKDIFTHISAATDKELQKEEQGEQLTEIEVGVGETALVSGVMIRLQRINPQPDGGLLYMPLDGDIAAGAELSIVAKDNTQYEANPIYYIRDNQEMNVEATVDELNMTIRFDKIYPEKNKIKLSILDREDPMDWIIMKAVVFPYIGVLWIGCFVMVMGFIISILHRNKEGKKLAEVLQKKQAKTTETSSVGGMQPVLRNKD
- a CDS encoding OmpA family protein; this translates as MKQTNSKNVIICLFLLFFSMSSFGQNSKALMKKADAFYDAQAYEMAIPVYRDVLITDNSLVAKTKLADCYRLTNDYDKAEYWYGQLVNIVPNQPQYKLYFAQMLQSNEKYEEAYKWFMEYGKYDVWGEKLANGCQNVETLIQTDNKYELLLLPINSEGSDFGAIYFKNGIIFCSNGNNSSEKDRTFMDLYYADTKLNNSFSPPQKVAGSVNSRLNDGPASFCSLTNELFFSRNATIGEDGKIQNDDQAAINLSLFTVKSNNDKWGEIKPFMHNNPTFSIAHAAISPDGKTLYFASNMPDGYGGTDLYTCIRMGEIWSKPVNLGKTVNTPGNEAFPYVHSDGMLYFASNGHPGLGGLDIFTTQNKDGLWTQPKNLGAPFNSSRDDFSITMNTPKTKGYFSSNRTGGFGSDDIYSFSLISSDKRVKAVEQPPISNTIINQSIGMGNVRFKRGDFEILPDAAKELDKLAFFLQKNPEVTVELSSHTDIRGDDFNNLDLSAHRSKSARDYVVSRGVPPQRVVARGYGESQILNDCLTVRSCDEDEHEINNRIDVRVLSIEGINNDPYTAYMNDNNGKSLNIAKNTAADLTFKVLIGPYRSVDNNTYYSFSNLNTALDLEYTEAGMMIVLGPYESIAKAEEYQTLAINNGAEKTEVVAYEGDKRSDKSIKQLKKQGVN
- a CDS encoding IPTL-CTERM sorting domain-containing protein, encoding MDGNYLIYIDEDSRIPDLEVDIFILTDPNDEKSAKMWMNGTGAKQLLQAKPYEQYYAVVDGFKGVTARLSIAVAELTAMATFCSNDNQTIDLNDFLTGVTTVPGDVWSQLTGTGGSLNTTTGIFTSAPGTTTSSFRLIRDCGPTEDVFIGFQDCIPTLNQWGLIIFSILLLITGVLAIRWQSAT
- a CDS encoding PD-(D/E)XK nuclease domain-containing protein, with translation MHPNFVIRELYFQFFMRLTLDDAHLNTSQIDVHRKVVELAKYNNIKPIIELTESVLSKLSVHHDKAAFNETHPKAIFASWFYVARFYNIYSELEVEKKNDNNEKGRIDLLLTRRPPFEADVPYQFIFELKYLKKATPNRLKEVKKEAVEQLQEYLKDDKIKDLKDLIAYVVIFVGNKAEVVEVSQ
- a CDS encoding cytochrome c maturation protein CcmE gives rise to the protein MKKSHIIALLAIGGLIAFIISTSSSYSTYETFSTAHSNSGKNFQVVGLLSADKPLHYDPEKDANYFTFYMKDKNDEERKVVYRGPKPQDFERSEQIVLTGKMGDEEFMAEKILLKCPSKYIEEGVEGGELEEKEYEAAGL
- a CDS encoding O-methyltransferase, producing MKDLVPHNIAAYTEAHTSPPTPLLKQLYRETNLKVIRARNITENLQGIFLRMISQMIRPQRILEIGTYTGYAAICLAEGLQENGVLHTIEINEELEDIQRKYFEAAGLQEKIQIHIGNALEVIPQLDETFDLIFIDADKANYPEYFELVIEKVRKGGFIIADNVLWNGKVLEESETDKYTMGVKNFNNLVQVDERVENVLLTVKDGMMLIRKK